In Populus alba chromosome 1, ASM523922v2, whole genome shotgun sequence, a single window of DNA contains:
- the LOC118027763 gene encoding polyadenylate-binding protein RBP45A: MMQQPGIAGAGVPQPDQQQQYQQQWMMQQQQQSQPVPPPAGWTPPPVPPPSQYGSAAGSAAVGDEIKSLWIGDLQQWMDENYILSIFSNTGEVVQAKVIRNKQTGYPEGYGFIEFVSHAAAERILQTYNGTPMPNSEQTFRLNWATLGAGERRQDDGPDYTVFIGDLAADVNDYLLQETFRNVYSSVKGAKVVTDRVTGRSKGYGFVRFADENEQMRAMVEMNGQYCSTRPMRIGPAATKKPLTQQYQKAAYQSPQGNQGESDPNNTTIFVGALDPSVTDDTLRAVFSKYGELVHVKIPAGKRCGFVQFANRTCAEQALSMLNGTQIAGQNIRLSWGRSPSNKQAQPDQSQWNGGGYYGYPQGYDAYGYAAAAAAPQDPSMYYGGYPGYGNYQQPGAYQQQPGAYQQQPGAYQQQPGAYQQQQQ, translated from the exons ATGATGCAACAACCAGGAATCGCCGGAGCGGGTGTCCCGCAACCagatcaacaacaacaataccAACAGCAATGGATGATGCAGCAACAGCAACAATCGCAACCCGTACCTCCTCCTGCTGGATGGACTCCGCCGCCTGTTCCTCCTCCGTCCCAGTATGGTTCAGCCGCCGGAAGTGCTGCTGTTGGAGACGAGATCAAGTCGTTGTGGATCGGGGATTTGCAGCAGTGGATGGATGAGAATTATATTCTCAGCATCTTTTCTAACACCGGAGAG GTTGTCCAAGCTAAGGTTATTCGTAATAAGCAAACAGGTTACCCAGAGGGTTAtggttttattgaatttgttagTCATGCTGCAGCAGAGAGGATTTTGCAAACATACAATGGAACACCAATGCCAAACAGTGAGCAGACTTTCCGGCTGAACTGGGCTACCCTCGGTGCCGGCGAGAGGCGCCAAGATGATGGGCCTGATTATACAGTTTTCATTGGAGATTTGGCTGCTGATGTCAATGATTACCTCCTACAAGAAACATTTAGAAATGTTTACTCATCCGTGAAAGGTGCAAAAGTTGTTACTGATAGAGTTACTGGACGTTCAAAGGGATATGGATTTGTTAGGTTTGCTGATGAAAATGAACAAATGCGTGCCATGGTTGAGATGAACGGACAGTACTGCTCTACTAGGCCTATGCGGATTGGACCAGCGGCCACAAAGAAACCTTTGACCCAGCAATATCAGAAAG CTGCTTACCAGAGTCCTCAAGGAAATCAGGGGGAGAGTGATCCAAATAACACAACA ATATTTGTTGGTGCTTTGGATCCAAGTGTGACTGATGACACTTTGAGAGCAGTGTTTAGTAAATATGGTGAGCTAGTGCATGTGAAAATACCTGCAGGCAAGCGTTGTGGATTCGTTCAGTTTGCTAATCG CACTTGTGCGGAGCAAGCACTATCGATGCTGAACGGAACTCAGATAGCTGGTCAAAATATTCGACTCTCATGGGGCCGTAGTCCTTCTAACAAACAG GCTCAGCCAGACCAAAGCCAGTGGAACGGTGGTGGATATTATGGATATCCACAAGGATATGATGCATATGGATATGCTGCTGCCGCCGCCGCTCCCCAAGACCCTAGCATGTATTATGGAGGATATCCTGGATATGGAAACTACCAGCAACCAGGAGCTTACCAACAGCAACCGGGAGCTTACCAACAGCAACCGGGAGCATACCAACAGCAACCCGGAGCTTACCAACAGCAACAGCAG TGA